Proteins from a single region of Methanotorris igneus Kol 5:
- a CDS encoding transketolase family protein — protein MVKLSGIKKGMRNGYGETLIELGEKYENLVVLDADLSGSTKTAMFAKKFPERFFNAGIAEQNMIGMAAGLATTGKIVFASTFAMFATGRAWEQIRNSVAYPRLNVKIVATHSGITVGEDGATHQMTEDIAIMRAIPNMVVIAPSDYYHTKNIIRWCAEYDGPVYVRMPRSDTEIIYESEEEAEFEVGKAKTLIDGDDLTIIATGEEVPEALRAAEILKENGISAEVVEMATIKPIDEDAIKKAKDFIVSMEDHSIIGGLGGAIAEVIATNGLNKRLLRIGINDEFGKSGKAEELLKYYGLDGESVAKRIMKELKKE, from the coding sequence ATGGTAAAGTTAAGTGGAATTAAAAAAGGTATGAGAAATGGTTATGGAGAAACACTAATAGAACTTGGAGAGAAATATGAAAATTTGGTTGTTTTAGATGCTGACTTGTCTGGTTCAACAAAAACAGCAATGTTTGCTAAGAAATTCCCAGAGCGATTTTTCAATGCAGGGATTGCTGAACAAAACATGATTGGAATGGCAGCTGGATTGGCTACAACTGGAAAAATTGTGTTTGCTTCAACATTCGCAATGTTCGCTACTGGTAGAGCATGGGAACAAATTAGAAATTCTGTTGCATATCCAAGATTAAATGTTAAGATTGTTGCAACTCACAGCGGAATTACCGTTGGGGAAGATGGAGCAACACACCAAATGACTGAAGATATAGCAATAATGAGGGCAATTCCAAATATGGTTGTTATCGCCCCATCTGACTACTACCACACAAAAAATATCATAAGATGGTGTGCTGAATACGATGGGCCAGTTTATGTGAGAATGCCAAGGAGCGATACGGAAATTATTTATGAGAGTGAGGAGGAAGCGGAATTTGAAGTAGGTAAAGCAAAAACATTGATTGATGGGGATGACTTAACAATAATTGCTACTGGAGAAGAGGTTCCAGAGGCATTAAGAGCAGCGGAAATATTGAAGGAGAATGGCATATCTGCTGAAGTCGTAGAGATGGCAACAATTAAACCAATAGATGAAGATGCAATTAAAAAAGCAAAGGACTTCATCGTTTCAATGGAAGACCACAGTATTATTGGTGGATTAGGTGGGGCTATTGCAGAGGTTATAGCAACAAATGGGTTAAACAAAAGGTTGTTAAGAATAGGTATCAATGATGAATTTGGAAAATCCGGAAAAGCGGAAGAGTTGTTGAAGTATTATGGTTTAGATGGGGAAAGTGTAGCAAAAAGAATTATGAAAGAACTCAAAAAGGAATAA
- the pyrG gene encoding glutamine hydrolyzing CTP synthase, whose protein sequence is MKYIFITGGVVSSLGKGITASSIGRLLKARGFKVNMIKIDPYLQIDAGTMSPYEHGEVFVTEDGGETDLDLGHYERFVDINLTSRNNITTGKIYWSVLTKERKGEYLGKTVQVIPHITNEIKDWIKELGEGYDVTIVEIGGTVGDIESLPFLEAIRQFKKDVGKENVLYIHVSLLPYIRTAGELKTKPTQHSVKELRGIGIQPDILVCRTEVPMGEKIREKLALFCDVDKEAVIEARDARTIYEVPLNLEKEGLGKLITKKLNLPDREPDLREWRAMVDRIINPMHEITIGIVGKYAELKDAYMSITEALVHAGAKNDTRVNINWIHSEVLEKEDYVEILDKFREDGKLDGILVPGGFGDRGIEGKINAINYARENNIPFLGICLGMQCAVIEYARNVCKLEGANSTEFDENTPHPVIDLLPEQKEVTQKGGTMRLGAYPAILKEGTLAYKLYDKKEVYERHRHRYEVNPEYHSILEEHGLVISGTSPDGRLAEFIEIQDHKYFIATQAHPEFKSRPNKPHPLFDGLVKASLSGKLNE, encoded by the coding sequence ATGAAATACATATTCATTACTGGAGGGGTAGTGTCCTCTCTTGGGAAGGGAATTACAGCATCATCAATAGGAAGATTGTTGAAAGCAAGAGGATTTAAGGTTAATATGATAAAGATAGACCCATATTTGCAGATTGATGCAGGGACAATGTCCCCCTATGAGCACGGTGAGGTTTTTGTTACAGAAGATGGTGGAGAAACTGACTTGGATTTAGGGCATTATGAGAGGTTTGTTGATATAAACCTAACATCAAGGAACAACATAACTACAGGGAAAATTTATTGGAGCGTATTAACCAAAGAAAGAAAAGGAGAATACTTAGGAAAGACAGTCCAAGTTATTCCACACATAACAAATGAAATAAAGGACTGGATAAAAGAACTTGGAGAAGGTTATGATGTAACTATTGTTGAGATCGGAGGAACTGTTGGAGATATAGAGAGTTTGCCATTCTTGGAGGCAATAAGGCAATTTAAGAAGGATGTTGGTAAGGAAAATGTTTTATATATCCACGTTTCTCTCCTTCCATACATAAGAACTGCTGGAGAGTTAAAGACAAAGCCAACCCAACATAGCGTTAAGGAATTGAGGGGAATAGGTATCCAACCAGACATTTTGGTTTGTAGAACAGAAGTCCCAATGGGAGAAAAGATTAGGGAAAAACTTGCTTTGTTCTGTGATGTGGATAAAGAGGCAGTTATTGAGGCAAGAGACGCAAGAACTATATATGAAGTTCCATTAAACCTTGAAAAAGAAGGTCTTGGAAAATTAATAACAAAAAAATTGAACCTTCCAGATAGAGAGCCAGACTTAAGAGAATGGAGGGCAATGGTTGACAGAATAATAAATCCAATGCATGAAATCACCATAGGTATTGTTGGAAAGTATGCTGAATTGAAGGATGCATATATGAGTATTACTGAGGCATTGGTGCATGCAGGGGCAAAGAACGACACAAGGGTCAATATAAATTGGATACACTCAGAGGTTTTGGAAAAGGAGGACTATGTTGAAATTCTCGACAAATTTAGAGAAGATGGAAAGTTAGATGGTATCCTTGTCCCAGGTGGATTTGGAGATAGAGGAATTGAGGGAAAAATAAATGCAATAAACTATGCAAGAGAGAACAACATCCCATTCTTGGGAATTTGTTTAGGTATGCAGTGTGCAGTTATTGAATATGCAAGGAATGTTTGTAAATTAGAGGGAGCTAACTCAACAGAATTTGATGAAAACACACCACATCCAGTAATTGATTTATTACCAGAACAGAAGGAGGTTACCCAAAAAGGAGGAACAATGAGATTAGGGGCATATCCGGCAATTTTGAAGGAAGGAACTCTTGCATACAAGTTGTATGATAAAAAAGAAGTTTATGAAAGACACAGGCACAGATATGAGGTAAACCCAGAATACCACAGCATTCTTGAAGAACATGGACTTGTTATTTCTGGAACTTCACCAGATGGAAGATTAGCAGAGTTCATTGAAATCCAAGACCACAAATACTTCATTGCTACACAGGCACATCCAGAATTTAAGTCAAGACCAAATAAACCACATCCATTGTTTGATGGTTTAGTTAAAGCATCATTATCAGGAAAACTTAATGAATAA
- a CDS encoding amidohydrolase family protein, producing the protein MYLQSNFLYGENFELKKGTLVIEGGVIKGFTNEKVNAIKYKGIVIPSLINAHTHVGDAAIKDIGINKTLDELVKPPNGLKHKFLNSCSDEELINGMLCALNELFENGIRYFCDFRENGIKGINLLKKAISLSELNIDAIILGRPTKIIKEEIKKELNEILDNCSGIGLSGANEYSDEALKFIYRCTKDKDRIFAIHASEHEGSLKYSLEHYGKTEIERIIDLKVKPNFIIHATHATPNDMELLKENGIGVVVCPRANASFNVGLPNIRALLEHGILVGIGTDNFMANSPSIFKDMDFIYKIYHIEPKEILKMATINNAKILGIENVGIIKEGYKPSFTFIKPTNAIKYSKNIVASIITRCERGDIDLYFMKEFAQLFTL; encoded by the coding sequence ATGTATCTGCAATCAAACTTTTTGTATGGTGAGAATTTTGAACTAAAAAAAGGAACTTTAGTTATTGAAGGTGGAGTTATTAAAGGATTTACAAATGAAAAGGTCAATGCCATTAAATATAAAGGAATAGTCATCCCCTCTTTAATAAATGCACATACACACGTTGGAGATGCAGCAATAAAAGATATAGGTATTAATAAAACTTTGGATGAGCTTGTTAAGCCCCCAAACGGATTAAAGCATAAGTTCTTGAATAGTTGCAGTGATGAAGAGTTAATTAATGGGATGTTGTGTGCTTTAAATGAGTTGTTCGAAAATGGAATAAGATATTTCTGTGATTTTAGAGAAAATGGAATAAAAGGAATAAATTTACTAAAAAAAGCAATTTCATTAAGTGAATTAAACATCGATGCAATAATATTGGGAAGACCCACAAAAATAATCAAAGAAGAAATAAAAAAAGAACTAAACGAGATTTTAGACAACTGTAGTGGTATAGGATTGAGCGGTGCAAATGAGTATAGTGACGAGGCGTTAAAATTTATATACAGATGCACAAAAGATAAAGATAGGATATTTGCCATACATGCAAGTGAACACGAAGGCTCTCTTAAATACTCGTTAGAGCACTACGGAAAAACAGAAATTGAAAGAATTATTGATTTAAAAGTAAAGCCAAACTTTATTATACATGCTACCCATGCCACACCAAACGATATGGAACTTTTAAAGGAAAACGGTATAGGCGTTGTTGTTTGCCCAAGGGCAAATGCATCTTTTAATGTTGGATTACCAAATATTAGGGCACTTTTGGAGCATGGCATCTTAGTAGGAATTGGAACGGATAACTTTATGGCAAACTCACCCTCAATATTCAAAGATATGGACTTCATATATAAAATTTACCATATCGAACCAAAAGAAATCTTAAAAATGGCAACAATCAACAATGCAAAGATATTAGGCATTGAAAATGTTGGGATAATCAAGGAAGGATACAAACCATCTTTCACATTCATAAAACCAACAAATGCCATAAAATATTCAAAAAATATTGTAGCATCAATAATTACAAGATGTGAAAGAGGAGATATAGACTTGTATTTTATGAAAGAGTTTGCACAGCTATTTACGTTATAA
- a CDS encoding MBL fold metallo-hydrolase RNA specificity domain-containing protein, which yields MAIVRFHGGCHQIGMSCIEIDTKKSRILLDCGMDPTNNAIPKVDENVDAVIVSHAHLDHCGAIPFYKFKKIYCTTPTADLMYITWKDTLNLSKSYKEEDIQRSLNNTETLNYKEEKQITEDITLKFYNAGHILGSASIYLDIDGKKILYTGDINETPTRTLLPADTDVDEIDVLIIESTYGSPLDIKPSRKALEKQLIDEIAETIENGGKVIIPVFAIGRAQEILLIINNYIRSGKLKDVPVYVDGSLIHATGIYMSYLDWLNPKLKNMVENRVNPFGELKKADNSVFNKEPCIIISTSGMVQGGPVLQYLSLLKSPKNKLILTGYQAEGTLGRELEEGAEEITPFKNKIPVRGKVVKIEFSAHGDYNSLVRYIKKIPTPKKAFVVHGERYQTLSFAMTIWKSLKIPTFAPVNGSILPL from the coding sequence ATGGCTATAGTGAGATTTCATGGAGGTTGTCATCAAATAGGAATGTCATGCATTGAGATAGACACAAAAAAGTCCAGAATACTGCTTGATTGTGGTATGGATCCAACGAACAATGCAATTCCAAAAGTTGATGAAAATGTTGATGCAGTTATTGTATCCCATGCACACTTAGACCACTGTGGTGCAATTCCATTTTATAAATTTAAAAAAATATATTGCACAACTCCAACAGCAGATTTGATGTATATTACATGGAAAGATACTTTAAACCTATCAAAGTCCTACAAAGAAGAAGACATACAAAGGTCATTGAATAATACTGAGACGCTAAACTACAAAGAAGAAAAACAGATAACAGAAGATATAACCTTAAAATTTTACAACGCTGGGCATATCCTTGGAAGTGCTTCCATATATTTGGATATTGATGGAAAAAAGATTCTTTATACTGGAGATATAAATGAAACCCCAACAAGAACACTTTTACCTGCAGATACGGATGTAGATGAGATTGATGTTTTAATCATTGAATCAACCTATGGTTCTCCATTAGATATAAAACCATCAAGAAAAGCCTTGGAAAAGCAGTTAATTGATGAAATAGCAGAGACTATTGAAAATGGGGGAAAAGTTATCATTCCAGTGTTTGCAATTGGAAGGGCACAGGAGATACTCTTAATAATAAACAACTACATTAGGAGTGGAAAATTAAAGGATGTTCCAGTTTATGTTGATGGTTCCCTTATTCATGCTACTGGCATATATATGAGTTACTTAGATTGGCTAAACCCAAAATTAAAAAATATGGTTGAAAATAGGGTAAATCCATTTGGTGAACTTAAAAAAGCAGATAATAGCGTATTTAATAAAGAACCTTGCATAATTATCTCAACTTCTGGAATGGTTCAAGGTGGACCAGTTTTACAATATCTGAGTTTATTAAAAAGTCCAAAAAACAAATTAATACTAACTGGTTATCAGGCAGAAGGTACACTTGGAAGGGAATTAGAAGAAGGAGCCGAAGAAATAACACCATTTAAAAACAAAATTCCAGTAAGAGGCAAAGTTGTAAAAATCGAGTTTTCAGCCCATGGGGATTATAACTCACTTGTCAGATATATCAAAAAAATCCCAACGCCAAAAAAGGCATTTGTCGTGCATGGGGAACGATATCAGACATTATCCTTTGCAATGACAATATGGAAATCCCTGAAAATTCCAACATTCGCTCCAGTAAATGGAAGCATCCTCCCGCTATAA
- a CDS encoding cytochrome c biogenesis CcdA family protein: MDLLLIFFAGLFTALGPCVITILPISLAYTFGVSNSKKEGFIVSLFFVLGLSLIFSLLGVISAVFGSTFDLYKLKFIAGILAIAFGFSTLFNYKLSILTDSLNKFRSYLNKAKNKKFQFSSLKYLNAFLFGFFYGVTANTCADPVLITILSYTATKSDILFGFIALFIYSIGFGIPIIILSTLGAEGKSIINKITKPRVINIISGVILIVLGIYVIFN, encoded by the coding sequence ATGGATTTGCTTTTAATATTTTTTGCAGGACTTTTTACGGCGTTGGGACCTTGTGTAATAACTATTTTGCCAATATCACTTGCCTACACATTTGGAGTTTCAAATTCAAAAAAGGAAGGGTTTATTGTTTCTCTATTTTTTGTTTTAGGGTTGTCGTTAATTTTCAGTTTGCTTGGTGTAATTTCTGCGGTTTTTGGCTCTACTTTTGATTTGTATAAATTAAAGTTTATTGCTGGAATTTTGGCAATAGCATTTGGATTTTCCACGCTGTTTAACTATAAACTGTCAATTTTGACAGATTCCTTAAATAAATTCAGAAGCTATTTAAATAAGGCAAAAAATAAAAAGTTTCAGTTCTCTTCACTAAAATATCTTAATGCCTTTTTATTTGGGTTCTTCTATGGGGTTACAGCCAATACTTGTGCAGACCCTGTTTTGATAACAATATTATCCTACACAGCAACAAAATCAGACATTCTATTTGGATTTATTGCATTATTTATTTATTCCATTGGTTTTGGAATTCCAATAATAATTCTTAGCACACTTGGTGCAGAAGGAAAAAGCATTATAAATAAAATCACAAAGCCAAGAGTAATAAACATCATCTCAGGTGTTATTTTGATAGTTCTTGGTATCTATGTGATTTTTAATTAA
- a CDS encoding thioredoxin family protein, with protein sequence MNLKIFLFPILILGLSVPFSGCVEDSSVNNGGIGINEGRSDFNGTCVVEFYADWCIYCKKLEPVLDELEKEGIKVVRINVDENKELASKYGVRYLPTVFYVEDGKIVDKTIGYNPEEIKEKAKQLK encoded by the coding sequence ATGAATTTAAAAATCTTTCTTTTTCCAATTTTAATTTTGGGATTATCTGTTCCATTTTCTGGGTGTGTTGAGGATAGTAGCGTTAATAATGGAGGTATAGGCATAAATGAGGGCAGATCTGATTTCAATGGAACATGTGTTGTAGAATTTTATGCTGATTGGTGTATATATTGCAAAAAATTAGAGCCAGTGTTGGATGAATTGGAAAAAGAAGGGATAAAAGTTGTGAGGATAAATGTTGATGAAAATAAAGAGTTGGCATCAAAATATGGAGTGAGATATTTACCAACTGTGTTTTATGTAGAGGATGGGAAAATTGTTGATAAGACCATTGGCTATAACCCAGAAGAGATAAAAGAAAAAGCAAAGCAATTAAAGTAG
- the trxR gene encoding F420-dependent thioredoxin reductase, producing MTYDTIIIGGGPAGLTAGIYAMRAKLNVLCVEKENAGGRIAEAGIVENYPGFDEIRGFELAQKFVEHAKKFGLPIVHEEVIRIDTSERPFKVITKNNEYKTKTIIIASGTRPKRLGLNEDKFVGRGVSYCTTCDAFFYLKKDVIVVGRDTPAVMSAINLKDIANKIYLITDKANIKVAEPIMLDRLKEAKNVEIIYNAKPIEIVGENKVEGLKIERNGKEEIVKADGIFVSLGHIPNTEFLEGSGIELRNGFVVVDKNCKTNIDGIYACGDVTGGVMQVSKAVGEGAIAMVNATKYIQRMG from the coding sequence ATGACTTATGATACAATAATAATTGGTGGAGGGCCAGCAGGGTTAACTGCGGGAATTTATGCGATGAGGGCAAAGTTAAATGTTCTATGCGTTGAGAAGGAAAATGCTGGAGGGAGGATAGCAGAGGCAGGGATTGTTGAAAACTATCCTGGATTTGATGAGATTAGGGGTTTTGAGTTAGCACAGAAGTTTGTTGAACATGCCAAGAAGTTTGGGTTACCAATAGTTCATGAGGAAGTTATAAGAATTGATACAAGTGAGAGACCATTTAAGGTAATAACCAAAAATAACGAATACAAAACCAAAACCATTATAATTGCCTCAGGAACAAGGCCAAAAAGACTGGGACTAAATGAGGATAAATTTGTTGGGAGGGGGGTCAGTTACTGCACAACATGTGATGCATTCTTTTACTTAAAAAAGGACGTTATCGTTGTGGGAAGAGATACTCCAGCTGTAATGTCTGCAATAAATTTAAAAGATATTGCAAATAAAATTTACCTTATAACTGATAAAGCCAATATCAAAGTTGCAGAACCAATTATGCTAGATAGATTAAAAGAGGCAAAGAATGTGGAGATTATATACAATGCCAAACCAATAGAAATTGTTGGGGAAAATAAAGTAGAGGGATTAAAAATTGAAAGAAATGGAAAAGAAGAAATAGTCAAGGCAGATGGAATTTTTGTGAGTTTGGGGCATATTCCAAATACGGAATTTTTGGAGGGTAGTGGAATAGAGTTAAGAAATGGATTTGTTGTTGTGGATAAAAATTGTAAAACAAACATTGATGGTATATATGCGTGCGGAGATGTGACAGGAGGAGTTATGCAGGTATCTAAGGCAGTAGGAGAGGGAGCAATAGCAATGGTTAATGCAACAAAATACATCCAGAGGATGGGATAA
- a CDS encoding SPOUT family RNA methylase, with protein sequence MKFIIKTQKGYEGIAANYLKEEVEDIKVHITPHGYSGIVIVESEDDITDKALKIPEIERVLKVLFEVPADLEKIVSLADKIAEHINEGESFAVETKRRGKHNFSSVDVNIVLGAKIKDLTNAEVNLDYPDKVVYVEIIKDIAYICIGERKEWRKYESNKKNARELFKKVTIVQMPYWGELKVCRKFGEQIGRAAQAFEVKELIIAPKGKIDAYELLEFLKGVQIGQKSRYLVQKEAYPWEVKKVPVSVHELYQVVRDKRRNNRLLIVTDPKGNTLNQVKDKLKKDLKFAKEVIIFIGSREGIPRGIFRFADYVIDLAPYMTFATEHGIPGALIGLWTIYDEENDDNENNDENNENSGNEETTK encoded by the coding sequence ATGAAGTTCATAATAAAAACACAGAAGGGTTATGAGGGCATAGCGGCAAATTATCTCAAAGAAGAAGTAGAAGATATAAAAGTGCACATAACACCACATGGTTATTCGGGCATTGTTATAGTGGAGAGTGAAGATGACATAACAGATAAAGCACTAAAAATTCCAGAAATTGAGAGGGTTTTAAAAGTATTATTTGAAGTTCCAGCAGATTTGGAAAAAATTGTAAGTTTAGCTGATAAAATAGCAGAGCATATAAATGAGGGAGAATCCTTTGCAGTAGAAACAAAGAGAAGAGGGAAACACAACTTCAGCAGTGTTGATGTAAATATTGTTTTAGGGGCAAAGATTAAAGACCTCACAAACGCTGAGGTCAATTTAGATTATCCAGATAAAGTTGTTTATGTGGAGATTATTAAGGACATTGCATATATATGCATTGGAGAAAGAAAAGAATGGAGAAAATATGAAAGCAATAAAAAGAACGCAAGAGAACTATTTAAAAAAGTTACCATTGTCCAAATGCCTTATTGGGGGGAATTAAAAGTCTGCAGAAAATTTGGAGAGCAAATTGGAAGAGCTGCACAAGCATTTGAAGTTAAGGAATTAATAATAGCACCAAAGGGGAAAATAGATGCCTATGAACTTTTGGAATTTTTAAAAGGAGTTCAAATAGGACAAAAATCAAGATATTTAGTTCAAAAAGAAGCATACCCTTGGGAAGTTAAAAAAGTTCCAGTTAGTGTGCATGAGTTGTATCAAGTGGTTAGAGATAAAAGAAGAAACAATAGGTTATTAATTGTCACTGACCCAAAAGGAAATACACTTAACCAAGTTAAAGATAAGTTAAAGAAGGATTTAAAGTTTGCAAAAGAGGTTATAATTTTCATTGGTTCAAGGGAAGGTATTCCAAGAGGAATATTTAGATTTGCAGATTACGTCATTGACCTTGCCCCTTACATGACATTTGCAACAGAACATGGAATTCCGGGGGCGTTGATAGGATTATGGACAATTTATGATGAAGAAAATGACGATAATGAAAATAATGATGAAAATAATGAAAACAGCGGTAATGAAGAAACAACAAAATAG
- a CDS encoding lactaldehyde dehydrogenase yields the protein MFINGEWIRREDLEVINPYSLEVIDKITSCSREETKYAIEVANEHKDVMKNLSPTKRYNLLFKIAEEIKKNKKELAKIISLDAGKPIRQSIIEVDRTITTFKLSAFYARELRGEVIPSERLIFTKREPVGVVGAITPFNFPLNLVAHKVGPAFAGGNTVVLHPSSKAPLIAIELAKIIEKVLKSMDIPLGVFNLVTGRGEVVGDEIVKNENVNMVSFTGSVEVGESIAKNAGMKKITLELGGSNPLIILKDCDLEKAVNATVKSSYLNAGQVCISVGRVIVEDEIADEFIKRIVEKSESLKVGDPLDEKTDVGPLITLESAERVESLVNQSVEEGGKVLCGGKREKTLYYPTVVEIDEDNILAKVEIFGPVTPIIRVEGLDEAIEVANNTKYGLHAGVFTNDINKALMVADALEVGGVMINDSPTFRQDNMPFGGVKKSGLGREGVKYAVEEMTEIKTIVINR from the coding sequence ATGTTTATAAATGGAGAATGGATAAGAAGGGAAGATTTGGAAGTTATAAATCCATATTCATTAGAAGTTATTGATAAAATAACATCTTGCAGTAGGGAAGAGACAAAATATGCCATAGAGGTTGCTAATGAGCATAAAGATGTTATGAAAAATCTCTCCCCAACAAAAAGATACAATTTACTCTTCAAAATTGCAGAAGAAATAAAGAAAAATAAAAAAGAACTGGCAAAAATTATCTCCCTCGATGCTGGAAAACCAATTAGACAATCCATAATTGAAGTTGATAGGACAATAACAACCTTTAAACTCTCCGCATTTTATGCGAGGGAGTTGAGGGGAGAAGTCATTCCATCGGAGAGGCTAATTTTTACAAAGAGAGAACCAGTTGGTGTTGTTGGGGCTATAACTCCATTTAATTTCCCTCTTAATTTAGTAGCACATAAGGTAGGGCCTGCATTTGCTGGGGGAAATACCGTTGTCTTACATCCATCTTCAAAAGCCCCGCTTATAGCAATAGAATTGGCAAAAATTATTGAAAAGGTTTTAAAAAGTATGGATATTCCATTGGGGGTATTTAATTTAGTCACTGGAAGAGGGGAAGTTGTTGGGGATGAAATAGTAAAGAATGAAAATGTAAATATGGTTTCATTTACGGGAAGTGTCGAGGTTGGTGAATCTATAGCTAAAAATGCAGGAATGAAGAAAATAACGCTCGAATTGGGAGGAAGTAACCCACTTATTATTTTGAAGGATTGTGATTTGGAGAAGGCAGTTAATGCAACAGTTAAAAGCTCCTACCTAAACGCTGGGCAGGTTTGCATATCTGTTGGAAGGGTTATCGTTGAGGATGAGATTGCAGATGAATTTATAAAGAGAATTGTTGAAAAATCAGAAAGTTTAAAAGTTGGAGATCCACTTGATGAAAAAACTGATGTTGGGCCATTAATAACCCTTGAAAGTGCAGAAAGAGTTGAGAGTTTAGTCAATCAATCAGTTGAGGAAGGAGGAAAAGTTTTATGTGGAGGAAAGAGGGAAAAAACCCTCTATTATCCAACAGTTGTCGAGATTGATGAAGACAACATATTGGCAAAGGTTGAGATATTTGGCCCAGTAACCCCAATAATTAGAGTTGAGGGTTTGGATGAAGCAATAGAGGTAGCAAATAACACCAAATACGGATTACATGCTGGTGTGTTTACCAATGACATAAATAAAGCCCTAATGGTTGCGGATGCACTTGAAGTTGGAGGGGTTATGATTAACGATTCCCCAACATTTAGACAGGATAACATGCCATTTGGAGGCGTCAAAAAGAGCGGATTGGGAAGAGAAGGAGTAAAATATGCAGTTGAAGAGATGACAGAGATAAAAACAATTGTAATCAATAGGTAA